ATTCAATTTCTTCTACATTATCTTTATTTTCATTATTTTTAACTGAACTACTTCGTTTCAATGGGCGTTTCTGCGTCTTTTTCGGTTGTTCCTGCACTTGCTGCTCACCGGATTTTTTTGGTGTTACGTAATTGTGCTGCATCGGTGCTTCCGGAGTTCGTATGTTTGGCTGATGAATATAGAGTAATGGGCTTTTCGCGTACTTCTTTTTTCCCATCGGATATTCTCTCCTTTGTATTGCATTAGTCAAACTAGTATATGAACCCAGTTTTAAATATGTGTATCATGAGGATTGGATTAAAAAATTCATGAATGCAGTTGCCAGCCCAAAATAAATTAGAATCGAAATAATATCATTTATTGTTGTAATAAACGGACCGGATGCAACAGCCGGGTCAATGCCGAGTTTATCCATTAAAATTGGCACGAAAGATCCCGCAATCGTTGCAACAATCAGCGTTGCCATAATGGAGAGCCCTACAAGCAATCCAAGGAAAAATTCGCCCCTCCACAGGAAAATAATAATCGTTATTAATATTCCACAAACGGTTCCGGTAATCAGCCCTGTACCGGCTTCGCGCAAAATCAGTTTCATTTTCCCCTGTTTGCCATAATCACCGGTTGCAATACCACGGACGGCAACTGCAAGCGACTGTGTACCTGTATTCCCGGCCATCCCCGCAATCAGCGGAATAAATAACGCAAGCGCCGCCACCTGATTAAGAGTTTTTTCAAACTGTCCAATCAAACTTGCTGTCAGCATTCCTAAAAATAATAAAATAACCAGCCATGGCAGGCGCTTTTTTGCCGAAATGAATGCACTATCTTTTGGCCGGTCCATATCCGATACCCCGGCAAGTTTGGAGTAGTCATCGCTCGCTTCTTCTTCCATAACATCCAATATATCATCGACGGTAATTATTCCCAGCAGATGGTTTTGAAAATCAACAACCGGCAGTGCCAGGAAGTCGTAATCGCGAATCATTTGGGCAACCTCTTCCTGATCTTTTGCGACGGATACGGAAACAATTTTTTCACTCATTACATCGGCAATCCGAACATCGTCTTCCGAAATAATTAAATCACGCAATGATGTAACACCAACAAGCCGTTTGTCAGCATCAAGTACATATAAATAATAAATTGTTTCCGCTTCCGGTGCCTCAGCCTTCAATAGCTGCATCGTCTCTTTAACTGTATCTGTCTTATAAATCGCCACAAACTCGGTAGTCATGATACTACCGGCCGTTTTCTCTTCATAGTGGAGAAGTTCTTTAATCTCATCTGCAGCCTTCTCATCCATTATGGTGAGGAAACTGACGACGACATCCTTCTCCAGCTCATTTAAAATATCCACTGCATCGTCTGTTGCCATTTCGGAAATAACCATCGCCGCAAAGCGCGGATCCATCTCAGTAAAAAACGATTCGATGTCTTCCAGTTCAATGTTTTCCATAAAATCTGCTGTTTCTTCCGGGGACAGGTATGTATAAATCCTTAAACGGGATTCCGCTTCCTGCTCCAAAAAGAACATTGCCTGATCATATGGGTGCATATCAAGGAACTCTTTCCGGAACGCTTCCAATTCCTCATTTTTAATATGGGCCTGCAGTTCATCCCACTGGATATGCTGCGTAACTGTATCTTCCATATGATCACATCCTTAAAACTTTTTTGTTTTGGCTCTTATCTTATAGATGGTTGTTGGTACATAATCCATAAAATGCGAAATAATTCTGATAAGGTTTAAATCATTTAGTAAGGCTCTTTGGCGCCGCAGCTGGAATATACTCGCTTTCACACCTCCGGGTACCAAGGCGACATCTGCTCAAAAAGTTCGTTTTCGCAGTGTCTTCTTAGCCGCGGGCAGCTGGTGAGCCTCCGAATCGCTGGCGCGCATCGAAGTCTCACCTAGGCTTTTCTTCCCGCAGGATATCTCGCATATTCCAGCTGCTGGTTATGGTTTAAAATTTAATCTTTTTTAATCATTATAACTCAACTTTCGCAGCGTAAAAATGAACACATACGCCTTGAAGGAATTAGGGAGGTCAAAGATATACTACTAAGGTTCACTTTGAATTAACGGTAAAATATTTTAGTGAGGTTTCCGTTTTTTCCTTTCGTTTCCCTAATGAAGGACATTTCATTGATGTTTTTATCTCCATTTGTCCTTCATGACTCCGATGAACCACTTTTCATCAATGTTTTCACTTTCTTTTGTCCTTCATAACCCCGATGAACCACTTTTCATCATTGCTTTCGCTTCCTTTCGCTTCCTTTTGTCCTTCATAACCCCGATGAACCACTTTTCATCATTGCTTTCGCTTCCTTTTGTCCTTCATAACCCCGATGAACCACTTTTCATCATTGCTTTCGCTTCCTTTTGTCCTTCATAACCCCGATGAACCACTTTTCATCATTGCTTTCGCTTTCTTTTGTCCTTCATAACCCCGATGAACCACTTTTCATCATTGCTTTCGCTTCCCTTTGTCCTTCATAACCCCGATGAACCACTTTTCATCATTGCTTTCGCACTTTTTTGTTCTTTACACCAGCCATATAATAGCTCAGGGGGGATATTTTCACTCAAACTGTTCCGCTGATTATATCTTTTGTGTACAAAGGGCTTTTATGTTTACTGAGGTTGTCAAGGCAACAACTCAAAAACGTTTCGAGATTAACTAATTTAACTGTTTGAGCCTATACTATTGGTGTGAAAATTGAATTATAATAAAACATATTGCTATTTAACTAAGACTACAACGAACGGAACCCAGCGGAGGAAATACGCTGAGACTCCTGGGGAAGGAAAGGCCTAGGTGAGACCACGGAGTGTGTTAGCACGTAGTGGGCTCAGCAGCCGCCCACGGAAAGCGAAGTGTATTTCCGGAGCGGTGTTATTGCACTCGACTTTTTTTCAGCAGTTCGCATTTTTCGTCAACTGCGACGTAAATAACAACAATCTTTGCAGAAAACTGCCTTCATTTATGGTACCAAGATATAAATATTAATGCTATATGGTTATATACCCTTCATGTTCCTTTGATATTCCAATATCATTTTATATTTTTTAACCAGAGTACTTAATTTATTTCCGTTTTTCGTGTAAACTTGCCTAATAGAGACAAACAAAGAATAAACAGAAAGTAAGGTTTAGCGAATGCGACAACGAACCCCATTAAATCTTGATTATACATTAATATTTATTTTAATACTCTTAGGAATTACAAGCGTTTTTACTTTATATATACTCGAACCAAGTTTACCCCCAAAATATGATGGTTCGAACTTCTTTATCAAACAGGCACTTTGGTATATAGCCGGCGGAATGGTGATCTTCGCCGTTATGCTTATCGATTATGACCGTTTTCACCAGATTACATGGATATTATATGGAATCGGCTTAACTTCATTACTTATGCTTTTTGCAGGATTTCCACCCGGAATTGTCCATGAAGCCAATGGTGCTGTCAGCTGGTTCAAATTTCCGGTACTGGGAACCATTCAACCCGGGGAATTTATGAAAGTAATCCTGATTATGACACTTGCCCATGTCATTGTCCGGCATAACAATAAATATTTCAACAAAACGATCAAAAGTGATTTGGGTCTGCTTGCAAAGATATTGCTGCTTTCCCTTCCCCCTATGGGATTGCTTGCCGTTCAGCCCGATTTGGGTGGATTTTTGGTGCTTGCAGCGATTACAGGAAGTATGATTCTTATCTCAGGTGTCAAATGGCGGATTCTTTTCTCCATTCTTTTTATTATAGTCGATATTGTTCTGTTGGCAATTGTTGCATGGTACTTATTTCCCGGGCCGATTGCAGACTTCCTGGAAGAGTCCATTTTTGAACACGTCTCCAGCAGATTTACCGGCTGGCTTAATCCACAACAAAACTATGATGAAGGGTATCAGCTGATTCTGGCAATGATGGCGATTGGATCCGGTCAACTGTTCGGTAAAGGTATCAGCAATATGGAAGTTTATGTGCCTGAACGGCATACGGATATGATTTTCACTGCTGTTGCTGAACAATTTGGCTTTATCGGTTCAAGTATTGTTGTAACATTATTTTTCCTATTGATTTATCGGCTGATTCATATTGCCTTGCTCAGTAATGATAAATATGGCAGCTACCTGATAACAGGTATTATCGGGATGTTTGCCTATCAGATATTCCAAAACATCGGTATGTCAATCCAGCTGCTGCCGATTACCGGACTGCCGCTTCCGTTCCTGAGTTATGGAGGAAGCTCAACAATCACCTATATGCTGGCAATTGGCATTGTTCTTAATGTACATTCGAGGACAAAAGAATATATGTTTAGTGAGGCAAGGTGGAAAGATTAATGCAAATAGACGTTATTGGCGATGTACATGGATGTCTTGAGGAACTCCATGAGCTGTTTCATGCACTAGGCTACAACCAAAAGGATGGTATTTTTGTGCACCCTGACGGCAGAATCCCCGTATTTTTAGGGGATATTACCGATCGGGGGCCTTTTTCCATTGGGTCGATTAAAATCGTATACGATATGGTTGTTGTTCATAAACAAGCCCGGTACGTCCCCGGGAACCATTGCAATAAGCTGTACCGTTATTTTCTCGGAAATAATGTTCAAGAGCGGCATGGACTGGAAACGACCACGGCGGAATACACCGCTTTGCCAAAGTCTGAGCAGACTAAAATAAGGAATGAATTTATCGAACTCTATGAGACAGCGCCGCTTTATTTGGAAATGCCGGAAGTTGAGGCTGTTGTGGCCCATGCAGGGATTAAAGAATCATTTATTGGCAGAACGGATAAACGAGTAAAAACCTTTGTCCTGTACGGGGATATAACGGGCAGGTTTCATAATGACGGCCGTCCGATCAGACGTGATTGGGCACTGGATTACCAGGGGAACCGCTGGATTGTGTATGGGCACACGCCTGTAAAAGAACCGCGGATTGTGAATAAAACGATTAATATTGATACTGGATGTGTATTCGGAAATAAGCTGACTGCCTTTCGCTTACCGGAGGAAAAAATCGTTTCGGTTCCATCCAGGCAGCCATTGATCGAGGAAAAATTCCGGTATTTTGACTAAATCAGTTGTGTCATATCATCAGCGGCCGGAATGGAAAAGTCCATATTCTTTTTCGTTGTTGGATGCTGAAAAGCAATATGGTAACAATGCAATGCCTGCCGGTGGATTAATGCAGTCGAACCGCCGTATAAATCATCACCGGCCAATGAATGACCTAGATATGAGAAATGTACACGTATCTGATGTGTCCTTCCTGTTTCCAACTGAACATCCACCAGCGAATGTGCTGAACCTTCCTGTCTTACGCTGTAATGTGTAACAGCTGATTTTCCAGTTTCGGTTACGGTTCGTTCAATAATGGAACCTTCTTTGCGGCCAATTGGAGCATTGATGGTTCCTTTTTTATCTGCCAAATGTCCTTCCACAACGCAAACGTACTTCCTGTTTATTTTACCGGCCTTCTGTGATCGCGATAAAATTGAATGACTGTAACGGTGTTTTGCAATTAATAATAAACCGGAAGTATCCTTATCAAGCCTTGTTACCACATGGAATGTGTAGGGAATGTCATATTTTTCATAATACGCAAGCACTCCATTCGCGATGGTTCCGGATGGATGCAGATTCGACGGGATCGTTGCCGTTCCTGGTGGTTTGTCCAGGATTAAAACATCTTTATCCTCATAAATAATTGAAAGCGGCATTCCCTCGGGAACCATGAATGGACCTTTTTTCTCCTCAGGGAAAACAACTAAAAGTTCATCACCTCCGCACAAAAGATAACGGACTGTTTTTGGTAAATCATTTACACAAATCCGTCCTCCATCATGGATGACGGATTTGATTAAACTTCTGGAAAATGCCTGTACCTGCTGCAAGTATTCGTGTATGGTCAGTCCTTCATGTTGATGGTCAATAATCCACTTCACAGCGCTTCACCCGCATTACTTATTCTTATCATCGTCATCATCTGCCACGAATGAGTCACGGACCCGATCCCAGAATGGAAATGGTCTGAACCGTGCGAAACGAACACGTTCTTTTGCTACCCGGCACTGGATTGACTTCACATTCGTGTAGCTTTGCGTGAAGTGATCAATCGTAATTAAAAAGCTTCGGTCGACAATCGGCTTAAGCAGACACGTGTGGTGTTTTGGCAAAATCAGCGGGGAACCGATTGTACGGAAAACCCGATTGTTGATTGATGCCATTTCAGTAAGCTGGATTGCCTCGAGGGACGGATGGATAATCCCGCCACCTAATGCTTTATTATACGCGGTACTGCCTGATGGCGTTGAAATACAGAGACCATCTCCGCGAAACGTTTCAAAATGTGCTCCCTTAATATCGACATCAAACACAACCGAACCTTCTGGTGTTTTGATGGTAGCTTCATTTAATGCAAGAAAACGGTCTTCTCTGCCACCGGAATGTCCGCGGATAATTACTTCCAGAAGGGGATACTCAACAACCTGAAAAGGCGTTTTTGCTATCTCGATTATCAGTTTTTCTACTTCATCAGGAACCCAATCCGCATAGAAACCCAAGTGACCCGTATGAACACCAATGAATGAAGTTGACTCAAGGCAATGTACATAATTATGAAATGCCTCTAAAAATGTGCCATCTCCTCCAACGGATATAACCAGGTCAGGATTTTTTTCATCATAATCTAAATCAAAATCAGTTAAGTATTGCTTCATAGTAGCCTGAATTTTATTTGATCGATCATCGCCTTTTGATACTATTGCAAATTTCACAACCAGTTCGCTCCTTACTTTCGATGGAATATTCGTTGTGCTTCCTGTACTTCATTTTTAATAATTGACATTTCCTCGTCCAGCTTGAATGCCGCCTCCGCTGCCCGCTGCAGCCTGGATTTAATTTCTGAGGGAATTCTGCCTTTGTATTTGTAGTTCAGTGAATGTTCGTTTGTTGCCCAAAAATTCATGGCAAGTGTCCGTATTTGAATCTCCGCAACTACCTGCCTTACTCCCTGAATTGTTTCAACAGGGTACTCAATAATAATATGGTACGACCGGTAACCACTCTCTTTCTTTCTTGATACATAATCCTTTTCTTCAATTATAGTAAAGTCCTTACGTGATCGAATCATTTTTACTATTGTATAAATATCATCAACAAACTGACAAACCACCCTGACACCCGCAATATCCTGAAGTTCGTGCTCAATCTTGTCCAATGGTATTCGTCTGCTTTCCGCTTTTTCCAAAATACTCGGAACAGGCTTGACACGTCCGGTAATAAATTCAATCGGTGAATGTCTGGATTCATATTCAAACTGCTTTCGTATACCTTTTAACTTCACTTTCAATTCTTCAACCACTTGTGTATATGGGGCAAGTATTGCATCCCAATTCATTGTATACACCACCTGAATATCATCTAATTCCTATCCTATCATAACACATAAAAATGGATAATCTTTGCATATATGAACATCATTCGCCATAATTAACATACGTTTCTATAATAATCCTGAACCTGCGGAGGTTACAACTAAATTGGCACAGGAAATTGAAATTGAATACAAAAACCTGTTGACAGAATCTGAGTTTAATCGTGTCCTTGATAGTCTTCCATTTCCGGAAGAAACCCAAACACAAACAAACCATTATTTTGAAACTGCTGATTTTTCCCTTAAAGAAAACGGCTGTGCATTACGGATCCGGGAAAAGAATGGCATATTCACATTAACCTTAAAAGAACCGCATGATACCGGGTTGCTTGAAACACATGACACCCTGTCAGAACAGGAAGCCCATGATTGGATAACCGGACGATTCGTACCAAAGAAACATACCTCAAAACAGCTTGCTGCTAAAGATATTTCCCTGGATGATTTGACTTATCTGGGAAGTCTGGTAACAGATCGCCGTGAATTAAAGTATGATAATGTACTGCTGGTGCTTGATTACAGTACGTATAACGGGACATCGGACTTTGAATTGGAAATGGAAGCTGCGTCTGAAGAAATCGGACGTGAAGCAATGCGTAAGGTCCTGGAAAAATTTAGTATTGAAAAGCGTCAAACTCCAAATAAGATACAGCGTTTTTTTGAATCAAAAAACGGTTCAGTCGATAGCTAACCTGCCAGAGAAGTCAGATTAGTTGCCCAAATAATAGTACGTTGCTACAATATATACAAACATATTAGGAGAGAATAACAATATGTCCCGAGCTGGAACAATATACGAAGCAATTGGCGGCTTCGATACAATAGACAGACTGGTGAGCGCATTTTATAAACGAGTTGGTAATCATCCAAAACTTACACCAATTTTTCCGGATGATCTTACATGGACTGCACAGAAACAGCGGTGGTTTTTAACCCAGTTTTTCGGAGGTCCGCAACTTTATAACGAAAATCGTGGCCATCCAATGATGCGCAGACGTCATCTTCCCTTTGAGATTACACCTGAACGAAAAGACGCATGGCTCGAATGTATGGACGCTGCACTAAATGAAGCTAAAATTGAAGAACCTTATCGCACGGCTATATTTGAAAAATTGACCATGACTGCACATCATATGATGAACACACCGCAATGATAGAAAGGAGAATCGATGTGAGTTGGAAGCAGGCTGGGCTTGAGAGCTCAAATGACACAAACACATCGGCAAAATATAGCTATTTCGATTTTGTACAAAAACCGGTTGAAATATATGTTTTCGTAGATCCGCTATGTCCGGAATGCTGGTCATTAGAACCATATTTGAAGAAACTATCCATTGAATATGGACGTTTTTTTACTATAAGACCAATTATCAGCGGACATTTAAATAAGCTGAATAAAGACAAATTTGATAAACCGAAACGTTTAAAAGATATATGGGAAAAAACAGCAAGCCGTACCGGTATGAGTTGTGATGGAGATTTGTGGATTGAGAACCCGGTATCTTCCCCATGGATTGCATCACTTGCAATAAAAGCAGCCGAACTGCAGGGCAAAAAAGCCGGCCGGTTATTTTTACGTAAGGTACAGGAAAACCTGTTTCTCAAAAAGCACGATATCTCGGATGAGGATGTTTTAATACAATGTGCAGAAGATTCCAGGCTTGATGTCGAGGAATTTGAAAATGATTTATATTCATCATCAGCCAAAAAAGCTTTCCAGGCAGACTTAAAACTTACGAAGGAAATGGAAGTCGATTATATCCCAACAATGGTGTTCTTCAATCAGAAAGCTGAAGAGCAGGGTATTAAAATCTCAGGTCTATATCCATATGATATTTATGTCCAGGTTCTGAAACAGATTCTGCAAAAAAACCCGGTACCTTCGAGTAAACCTCCATTGGAATCCTTTCTGCAATACTATGGTGTTGTCGGCAACAAGGAAATTTCAGTGGTATATGACTGGACAAAAGCCAAAACCGAAAAGGAAATGAAAAAGTTACAATTAAGGCAATCTGTTGAAAAAATCCCCGTAAAATATGGGACTTTCTGGAAATACAATGATGAATAATACTCAAAGCATGGAGTCTGTGCTTTGGGTATTTTTTATTGTGGATTTCTAGACGCTGAGCATCAGCGACATTAATACAAAAGAAAAAAGGATGTACGGGGCAGCGTACATCCTTTAGGGATCTCCGTCTTTGTATATTACAAAGGGGGATGGGAGAAAGTTTCATGATCAAACAAAGGGGTTTTGTTTGTTTGTGACTCATCTCACATTCTTAATATATCAAGAGTTGTTATCTTGTACAATTAGTTTGTTCATCTTTTCACAAAAATGTCACACTTCTATTTCACTGTTTTGTCACATATAGTTGTAATGAAAATATGTTGTCCTTCATCTGTTAGTAATGTGCAAAATTATATTGATTGGAGTGGATATAATGCAGGAAATCCTTCCGTTTATTTTTTTAATGGTAACGATAATAGCTGTCTTTTTAAATATTCTTGGACTGATGCAGCTGATTCCTATTTTTATAACACTGCCAATGTTGTTTATTTCGATTTACTTAACGATTTATACATTTACCCATCGGAACGTTTATCGTGGCCGTATGCGGGGGTAGATCAATCAATCTCTGTAAGTTATCCTTCATCACTTAGATGAAGGATATTTTATTGGTTTTTGCTTTATTCGGGTATTCATTATTCCGATGAGTGACCTTGTTACGGATTTCCAGCTTCGTTCGGGCACTCATAACCCCGATAAGTGACCTCTCACTTAATTTCAACGTAGATTTTGTAGTTCGTTCCCCCTCCTTTACAAGCAGAAAAAATAGCAGAGGAAATTCCCCCTGCTATTTTCAACT
The genomic region above belongs to Virgibacillus doumboii and contains:
- the mgtE gene encoding magnesium transporter; its protein translation is MEDTVTQHIQWDELQAHIKNEELEAFRKEFLDMHPYDQAMFFLEQEAESRLRIYTYLSPEETADFMENIELEDIESFFTEMDPRFAAMVISEMATDDAVDILNELEKDVVVSFLTIMDEKAADEIKELLHYEEKTAGSIMTTEFVAIYKTDTVKETMQLLKAEAPEAETIYYLYVLDADKRLVGVTSLRDLIISEDDVRIADVMSEKIVSVSVAKDQEEVAQMIRDYDFLALPVVDFQNHLLGIITVDDILDVMEEEASDDYSKLAGVSDMDRPKDSAFISAKKRLPWLVILLFLGMLTASLIGQFEKTLNQVAALALFIPLIAGMAGNTGTQSLAVAVRGIATGDYGKQGKMKLILREAGTGLITGTVCGILITIIIFLWRGEFFLGLLVGLSIMATLIVATIAGSFVPILMDKLGIDPAVASGPFITTINDIISILIYFGLATAFMNFLIQSS
- the prpE gene encoding bis(5'-nucleosyl)-tetraphosphatase PrpE encodes the protein MQIDVIGDVHGCLEELHELFHALGYNQKDGIFVHPDGRIPVFLGDITDRGPFSIGSIKIVYDMVVVHKQARYVPGNHCNKLYRYFLGNNVQERHGLETTTAEYTALPKSEQTKIRNEFIELYETAPLYLEMPEVEAVVAHAGIKESFIGRTDKRVKTFVLYGDITGRFHNDGRPIRRDWALDYQGNRWIVYGHTPVKEPRIVNKTINIDTGCVFGNKLTAFRLPEEKIVSVPSRQPLIEEKFRYFD
- a CDS encoding globin codes for the protein MSRAGTIYEAIGGFDTIDRLVSAFYKRVGNHPKLTPIFPDDLTWTAQKQRWFLTQFFGGPQLYNENRGHPMMRRRHLPFEITPERKDAWLECMDAALNEAKIEEPYRTAIFEKLTMTAHHMMNTPQ
- a CDS encoding RluA family pseudouridine synthase, with the translated sequence MKWIIDHQHEGLTIHEYLQQVQAFSRSLIKSVIHDGGRICVNDLPKTVRYLLCGGDELLVVFPEEKKGPFMVPEGMPLSIIYEDKDVLILDKPPGTATIPSNLHPSGTIANGVLAYYEKYDIPYTFHVVTRLDKDTSGLLLIAKHRYSHSILSRSQKAGKINRKYVCVVEGHLADKKGTINAPIGRKEGSIIERTVTETGKSAVTHYSVRQEGSAHSLVDVQLETGRTHQIRVHFSYLGHSLAGDDLYGGSTALIHRQALHCYHIAFQHPTTKKNMDFSIPAADDMTQLI
- a CDS encoding NAD kinase → MKFAIVSKGDDRSNKIQATMKQYLTDFDLDYDEKNPDLVISVGGDGTFLEAFHNYVHCLESTSFIGVHTGHLGFYADWVPDEVEKLIIEIAKTPFQVVEYPLLEVIIRGHSGGREDRFLALNEATIKTPEGSVVFDVDIKGAHFETFRGDGLCISTPSGSTAYNKALGGGIIHPSLEAIQLTEMASINNRVFRTIGSPLILPKHHTCLLKPIVDRSFLITIDHFTQSYTNVKSIQCRVAKERVRFARFRPFPFWDRVRDSFVADDDDDKNK
- a CDS encoding CYTH domain-containing protein; protein product: MAQEIEIEYKNLLTESEFNRVLDSLPFPEETQTQTNHYFETADFSLKENGCALRIREKNGIFTLTLKEPHDTGLLETHDTLSEQEAHDWITGRFVPKKHTSKQLAAKDISLDDLTYLGSLVTDRRELKYDNVLLVLDYSTYNGTSDFELEMEAASEEIGREAMRKVLEKFSIEKRQTPNKIQRFFESKNGSVDS
- a CDS encoding GTP pyrophosphokinase, with product MNWDAILAPYTQVVEELKVKLKGIRKQFEYESRHSPIEFITGRVKPVPSILEKAESRRIPLDKIEHELQDIAGVRVVCQFVDDIYTIVKMIRSRKDFTIIEEKDYVSRKKESGYRSYHIIIEYPVETIQGVRQVVAEIQIRTLAMNFWATNEHSLNYKYKGRIPSEIKSRLQRAAEAAFKLDEEMSIIKNEVQEAQRIFHRK
- a CDS encoding FtsW/RodA/SpoVE family cell cycle protein encodes the protein MRQRTPLNLDYTLIFILILLGITSVFTLYILEPSLPPKYDGSNFFIKQALWYIAGGMVIFAVMLIDYDRFHQITWILYGIGLTSLLMLFAGFPPGIVHEANGAVSWFKFPVLGTIQPGEFMKVILIMTLAHVIVRHNNKYFNKTIKSDLGLLAKILLLSLPPMGLLAVQPDLGGFLVLAAITGSMILISGVKWRILFSILFIIVDIVLLAIVAWYLFPGPIADFLEESIFEHVSSRFTGWLNPQQNYDEGYQLILAMMAIGSGQLFGKGISNMEVYVPERHTDMIFTAVAEQFGFIGSSIVVTLFFLLIYRLIHIALLSNDKYGSYLITGIIGMFAYQIFQNIGMSIQLLPITGLPLPFLSYGGSSTITYMLAIGIVLNVHSRTKEYMFSEARWKD
- a CDS encoding ClpXP adapter SpxH family protein; the encoded protein is MSWKQAGLESSNDTNTSAKYSYFDFVQKPVEIYVFVDPLCPECWSLEPYLKKLSIEYGRFFTIRPIISGHLNKLNKDKFDKPKRLKDIWEKTASRTGMSCDGDLWIENPVSSPWIASLAIKAAELQGKKAGRLFLRKVQENLFLKKHDISDEDVLIQCAEDSRLDVEEFENDLYSSSAKKAFQADLKLTKEMEVDYIPTMVFFNQKAEEQGIKISGLYPYDIYVQVLKQILQKNPVPSSKPPLESFLQYYGVVGNKEISVVYDWTKAKTEKEMKKLQLRQSVEKIPVKYGTFWKYNDE